From a region of the Candidatus Binataceae bacterium genome:
- the lptE gene encoding LPS assembly lipoprotein LptE has product MRRRLSSVGFAALLMVIPLLAGCGYHFAGSGEALPGGAKTIYVDKFTNKTRFTGLNDQFMRYMKDEIALHDRLQVVDSPSQADLILTGSINSADTLPSSFNSALEPTIYDQTMMISARLKDTRENKIVWQTRGVTGLQHAPVVAQSITTTTPSFLKQNLRGGDYAQMQDIQVADTQTSFYQGALMQQIAQNLYSQMAEGF; this is encoded by the coding sequence ATGCGACGAAGACTGAGTAGCGTCGGCTTCGCGGCGCTCTTGATGGTCATCCCGCTTCTGGCCGGATGTGGCTATCACTTTGCCGGCTCAGGTGAGGCGCTGCCGGGTGGCGCGAAGACGATCTACGTCGATAAGTTCACCAACAAGACGCGCTTCACGGGGCTCAACGACCAGTTCATGCGCTACATGAAGGACGAAATCGCGCTCCACGATCGATTGCAGGTCGTTGACAGTCCGTCACAGGCCGACTTGATCCTGACCGGTTCGATCAACTCCGCCGATACGCTGCCCAGCTCTTTCAACTCTGCGCTCGAACCGACGATCTACGATCAAACCATGATGATCTCGGCGCGGCTCAAAGATACGCGTGAAAACAAAATCGTGTGGCAGACTCGCGGTGTAACCGGCCTGCAACATGCGCCAGTGGTAGCGCAGTCTATAACCACGACGACGCCAAGCTTCCTCAAACAGAACCTGCGTGGCGGCGACTATGCGCAAATGCAGGACATCCAGGTGGCAGATACGCAGACCTCGTTCTACCAGGGGGCGCTGATGCAACAGATCGCGCAGAACCTGTACTCGCAGATGGCCGAGGGCTTCTAA
- the rpsT gene encoding 30S ribosomal protein S20: MPHIPVHPSAQKRHRQNLKRAEQNRLVRSRARSAAKDAQVAIEGSDEAKARAQLKQATKVLYKAASSGTIHPNTASRKVARLSASLHRKFAKTAN; this comes from the coding sequence ATGCCGCATATTCCAGTTCATCCGTCGGCGCAGAAGCGCCATCGTCAGAACCTTAAACGCGCGGAGCAAAATCGCCTCGTCCGCAGCCGCGCGCGCTCCGCCGCCAAGGACGCCCAGGTCGCGATCGAAGGCAGCGACGAGGCCAAGGCGCGCGCCCAGCTCAAGCAGGCGACCAAAGTGCTGTATAAAGCTGCGAGCAGCGGGACGATCCACCCCAATACTGCCAGTCGCAAAGTGGCCCGCCTGTCGGCGAGTCTCCATCGCAAGTTCGCGAAAACAGCAAATTAA
- the mazG gene encoding nucleoside triphosphate pyrophosphohydrolase — MARRSKNDAASRFAELIETVHELRKKCPWDRALRLRDTTRHMLEEAYETVDAISSGDKGDAAEELGDLIVQTLYVAEILGEQSKYDIASVLAEAQVKLVRRHPHVFANGKAVTVAKVIENWERIKEKEAAAKGRPKGLKRTGHGLPSLMRAEKLGEKARRRGMDWPNIHGVLEQVREELAEVEDALKRGDEKAAGMELGDMMLALANAPRFIAHNAEETLRRACEKFIDRFDALAELAKSKKLNLKRMKPREIEKLWQQVKRKRA; from the coding sequence ATGGCCCGACGATCGAAGAATGATGCGGCGAGCAGGTTCGCCGAGTTGATTGAGACGGTTCACGAGCTGCGCAAGAAATGCCCCTGGGATCGCGCGTTGCGGCTGCGCGATACGACGCGGCACATGCTCGAAGAAGCCTACGAAACAGTGGACGCCATCAGCTCAGGCGACAAGGGCGACGCCGCCGAGGAGCTCGGCGACCTCATCGTACAAACCCTCTACGTCGCTGAGATTCTCGGCGAGCAATCGAAATACGACATCGCATCGGTCCTCGCTGAGGCCCAGGTGAAGCTCGTGCGGCGGCATCCGCATGTTTTCGCCAACGGCAAGGCGGTGACCGTCGCAAAGGTGATCGAGAACTGGGAGCGCATCAAGGAGAAAGAAGCAGCGGCAAAGGGCCGGCCAAAGGGTTTGAAGAGAACGGGACACGGCTTGCCCTCCTTGATGCGCGCGGAGAAGCTCGGCGAAAAAGCGCGCCGGCGCGGAATGGACTGGCCAAATATCCACGGCGTGCTGGAGCAGGTCCGCGAAGAACTCGCCGAAGTCGAGGACGCGCTGAAGCGCGGCGACGAAAAGGCGGCTGGGATGGAGCTCGGCGACATGATGCTCGCGCTGGCGAACGCGCCCCGCTTCATCGCGCACAACGCCGAAGAGACGCTGCGCCGGGCCTGCGAAAAATTTATCGACCGCTTCGATGCGCTGGCAGAACTCGCAAAATCGAAGAAGCTCAATTTAAAGCGAATGAAGCCGCGTGAAATCGAAAAGCTGTGGCAGCAAGTGAAACGCAAACGAGCCTGA
- a CDS encoding cyclase family protein yields the protein MRIIDIGVPLEAAPVAPWTYRFKRVEHDEGARAMLKLFKGSAVGDYPESMGLGWETITLTGHAGNHIDAPWHFGPLCEGRPARTIDQIPLEWCYGPGVRLDFRHRQGEDITIEDIERELEHIDYRLKPLDIVLLWTGADEFIEDVHEYTRRQAGLSVEGQHYLLDHGVKLIGIDGIAMDVSFATMQRAFREGQPDPFFPAHFVGRAREHLHMEKLANLGAIPYPHGFIVSALPIKITGASAGWVRPVAIVED from the coding sequence ATGAGAATTATCGACATCGGCGTTCCGCTCGAAGCTGCTCCCGTCGCGCCCTGGACGTATCGATTCAAACGCGTCGAGCACGACGAAGGGGCGCGCGCGATGCTCAAGTTGTTCAAGGGCTCGGCGGTCGGCGACTATCCAGAATCGATGGGACTTGGATGGGAAACGATCACGCTCACCGGTCACGCGGGGAACCATATCGATGCGCCGTGGCATTTCGGTCCGCTATGCGAAGGGCGTCCGGCACGCACGATCGATCAGATCCCGCTCGAATGGTGCTACGGACCGGGCGTGCGGCTCGACTTTCGCCATCGCCAGGGCGAAGACATTACCATCGAGGACATCGAGCGCGAGCTGGAGCATATCGATTATCGTCTGAAGCCGCTCGATATCGTGCTGCTGTGGACGGGCGCCGACGAGTTTATCGAAGACGTCCACGAATACACGCGGCGGCAGGCCGGCCTCTCGGTTGAAGGGCAGCATTACCTGCTCGACCACGGCGTCAAGCTGATCGGAATCGACGGAATTGCGATGGACGTGTCGTTCGCGACGATGCAGCGCGCGTTTCGCGAGGGCCAGCCCGATCCGTTTTTTCCGGCGCACTTCGTGGGCCGCGCGCGCGAGCATCTTCATATGGAGAAGCTCGCCAACCTCGGCGCAATCCCATATCCGCACGGATTTATCGTGAGCGCGCTGCCGATCAAGATCACCGGCGCGAGCGCGGGATGGGTGCGGCCGGTTGCGATCGTCGAGGACTGA
- a CDS encoding alpha/beta fold hydrolase yields MWARDEQPRTTATFHIGPDATMMPHLLAEETTSMRLIHTLHEPSGPGPHPTIIAMHGFGANALDLLGLAPYIADGQFMVICPQGPLEVPIGPTRGYAWFPIRMGGTPDRVAIEDARKAATEFINEAFARYPIDKRKTVLLGFSQGGMMAYRIALRNPTRFAALVGLSTFLPPEIKEEAGDPAALEVLPTLVQHGRADDMIEITRARASIETLRELRVPVQFKEYDCGHEITAEVLQDLSSFLTDKVLSPIISA; encoded by the coding sequence TTGTGGGCGCGCGATGAACAGCCTCGCACCACGGCGACTTTTCACATCGGTCCCGACGCGACTATGATGCCGCATCTGCTGGCCGAGGAGACCACTTCGATGCGCCTGATCCATACGCTGCACGAACCGTCGGGTCCGGGTCCCCATCCCACGATCATCGCGATGCATGGCTTCGGCGCCAACGCGCTCGACCTGCTCGGCCTCGCCCCGTACATCGCCGACGGCCAGTTCATGGTCATCTGTCCGCAAGGACCGCTCGAAGTGCCGATCGGACCGACGCGCGGCTACGCATGGTTCCCGATTCGGATGGGCGGGACGCCCGACCGGGTCGCGATCGAGGATGCGCGCAAGGCCGCGACCGAGTTTATCAACGAAGCGTTCGCGCGCTATCCGATCGACAAGCGCAAGACCGTGCTGCTCGGCTTCAGCCAGGGCGGGATGATGGCGTATCGCATCGCGCTCAGGAATCCAACGCGCTTCGCCGCGCTGGTGGGGCTCTCAACTTTCCTGCCGCCGGAGATTAAAGAGGAAGCTGGCGATCCAGCCGCGCTCGAAGTGCTGCCGACGCTGGTGCAGCACGGCCGTGCCGACGACATGATCGAAATTACGCGCGCGCGTGCCTCAATCGAAACGCTGCGCGAGCTTCGCGTCCCGGTACAGTTCAAGGAGTACGATTGCGGCCACGAGATCACCGCCGAAGTGCTGCAGGATCTTTCGAGCTTCCTGACTGACAAGGTGCTGTCGCCGATCATCTCGGCGTAA